The sequence CATTCTCCCTAGCTTGTTGATAAGTAACAATAGAAGGTAGATGAAATACATTTACTCTCAAAATCTATATATCAAACACAAAGTTTATAGTAGGAATGGCATGTTCGATGTATATTTGTAATTTTCCCATAAAGAAAAAACATATTCTCATGATCCttagacatttgtttaatttcgCTTATATTTGCTCACATGTGATGCCCTGTTTGATTTGGTGTCATGCTTAGCTAGCTAGCGTCGAAAACACAGGCTTCGTTTGGCTTGAGATTGTATTAAGTTCGATGGCATTTTTACTTTGAGCATGAAATCAGCCAAATAGGTGCGTGTTTAGAAACAAGGAAGGATGGGAAAAAATATCATTGTACACAGAAAACGTGAAAACGGAACTAAATGTTTTGTAAAACAAAACCAAACATGGCCTATTTATTATTCCAGGCATGTTAAGCTTGTCGGCACCATCAATAAACCGAATTATTATGGGTGAAAACTTGTATCCATACCAGAAACACAGAAGATACAAATGCTAATAAATACTTGTGGTTAGTTATATATTTGGAAACattgaaaattatttaatttatccaaaaataaaaactaattaaCATAAAAGCAAGTCCTTCTTAGTATAGATCACCACGCACATACCTAGCtccaaaaaattttcaaattcggATAGACTAGGCTAAAATTAAACCTAGCCCCTCCCTACCAAAATCCATGCTCTCATTTTAACACCAAATGGATGACACCATCACAAGCAAAGGGTCTACTTGTAACAGCTAGTTAAAACATTTGAATAATTTAAAGCCTAATACATTATTCATCGTTCAATCCCTAGTTAATAATATATGTAAGGCTAGCAACGTTAATATCTGACCAAAACCAAGTTGCATGTCAATATAGCACAGTCAAGCACGTGCTTTCAAGGATTTGAAACCCACCCTCCATTCTAACCCTATTCCTCCACAAGTAGTGTGACTTCAGAATTcagataataaattaataatatacgATGAAGCCCACTGCATCTGCCAATGATACTCGAAATGTTGCTACTTCAGGAGTTCTACACAGAAGTTATATCTTCTACCAAATAAAGCTTCTAATATTTCAGAGAAAAATGCTGACTAAATTTGTAGATGGCAGCCGAAAGCAGAAAATTATACCAGTAATATGTTAGTTTGCATCGTAGCGCAACGCAAAGGTAGGGGTCGGGAGAGATTTCGACTCTGTCACTGCAGAATAGAGAAAAGTCATCTGTTAGCTGCAACCACACAAAACTCAGTAACTCACAAATAGAAATGTGGCAAAGAAAAAAAACACGGTTACCTTCTATTTCATGCTGCATCCAATCCTGGGAACAAACCAAAGCTTGCAAACTATCTGGCTTGAGTGGACTCCAGCAGTGATTAAGGGCCCTGTCCCGAAAATCAAATAGAGACTCAAGGGATACTTTCGAGATCGGAATCCCTAAAATGTTGCGCGCCATCATGGACAGCACAGGATATCTTGGTTCATGAACCTTCCACCAATTCAATATACTGAAATCCGCACTTCGTGGGAAGAGTGGTTCCTCCAAATACTTGTCTAGGTCAGATTTTATGTTTTGGTTAACGGAATTTTCATGCAGGAATCGGTCAAAGCCAGTAAGTCTATCCTTAACAGCACTACCACTCGTTTCTGAATTTGAACATTGACCATGAGCCGCTAATGGGCTGTAGATAGCATGACCATTGTACAAAGCTTTGATACAATTTGAAACAATATCTATGCAATCTAGAGCAGTATCACCATAAATTTGTGGATAGTAGTACTCCACTAATTTCATTTTGAACCTGGGATCTAAGATGGCTGCAATGGCCATAATCAAGCTGCATTTCTTCCAATATTCGTCAAACTTTGTTTTCAGTTTCAATGCTAAACTGCTAACGAAATCATCTGGCTTCTGGCACCACTCGATCAGTTGCAGATGAATGTCACAAATCTCAGCAAAGTATGAATTAGCAGTGGAATGCTTGCCTCCTGCAAAGACATTGGAAACTTCATGAAAGAACTTCAAGATACTAGTGATAGCTCGCAGTCTGTCCCAATCTAAACAAGATGGGAATATTGAGAAGCCAGGGTCATGTTCTTGCAATTGAGACAGTGCTTCTTTGTACTCTAAAGCAGTTTCAAGCATTAAATAAGTCGAGTTCCATTGAAATGGATTATCAAGAGATAAGAGTTGCTGGCAATTAGTCCCAACTATCTGAACCATCTCTTCAAACTTTTCTCTAGTGGCTTGACAATTTTGAACAAATCGTATAGCTTCACGAACTTTGTCACTGATCTCTTGTGATGTTCGAAGTACATCTTGGACCAACAACTTAACGGTATTTGCTGCACAGCGTACATCAAATAATTGGCCCTCACACATCAGGAACTTGTGCTGGCTGAGTTGGTCTCTGATTCTATGGACAATCCTGTCATAGGTGGAACAGTTTTCAACAGTCAATGAGAACAACTTTCTATCAATATCCCAGCTCCTAAGATTTGTCATGATAACCTCTGAAAGCAAGTCTTCTGCTTGAGAGGGATCAATGgctaaaaaattcaaaacctTCTTCTTTAGTTCCCAAGAATCATCGATAAAATGTGCTATCAAACTCAGATACTCTGTATCTCCATTAGAAGTCCATCTCTCAGCACTAAGGCTGACTTTGCCAGGCAGTTTATCAAGCTCCTCATATACTCTCTGTTTCTCTTTTCTGTAGATCTCCATACAGTCAGCCTGAACTCTATCAACAGTCACAAGATCAAACAAGGGCTGAAGATTTCGAACGAATGTCTTGAAGCCTATGTCGTCAACCATGCCCAATGGATAACCATGCATAATGATCATGCGTGCAAGATCTGTCTGACTCTTCCTCTGATCAAGATTGAAATTTCCCATGCTCATATTTCCACTTTTTAGCCCTTGTTCACGGGTGCTACTTGCAACAGTGACCATCTCATTCTTTATTTGAACAGGGTTGTACTTGGTAAGGGCAAGGGTGCTTTGCTTTCTCTTGCCCCTTGTCAAGTATTGAGTAATGTCATGGTTTGATCTTTTACAGCACCTAGTCAAATGATTTCTCAAATGAGATGTTCCACTGGTACTTGACCCGCTAAGTATTCTTTTACAGTGCCGACAGACGGCCATGTATGTTTCACCTCTTTTAACTCTATCAAAATCATTCCAGACAACGGATTTCAATCTACTAGAGTTAACAATGACAGTTTCATCTGAGCCATCCATTTGATTTAAATGTTATTCCTCCTCCGCAGGCTCAGACAAACCTGAAAacgtaaattaaaaaaattatgacaaACTTAAAACAACCAAGAGCATATTTGTTCGGATCGTTTTCTTTCAGAAAGGCTAAAGGAAAAAGTGAAAGAAGTCAAAATAACAATACTCTAAAAGAAGAAAATTAATGCTGtttaccgtcttcaattctagAATATAAATTTGGAAGTGACCAAAAACTCGTTCTTGGCCGGAAACTGTAATTTGTGCATCAAAACTCCTATGGCTTAAGcaaaatcatataaatataaaacagAAAAAAGGAGTAAAAGCCATAAAAAAAAACCACTGCAACAATCAGACCAGTTCAACTTACACCGTGCTAAAATCCAGCAACGTTAAGAAAATTTGCTCCCATTTCGAACTAAGGACTTAACATTCGAAACAAAACGCCAATTTATACATGCACGGATGCATTAATTCCAATCCATGTTCAAAAATTCGGAGTTAAAATTTAATGACGGAATAATTGATTAAAAAACCCACAAAAAAAAAAGGCCAGCCCATGTCCTGTTTGCTGAAAAAACCCGAACTTTGATGGTATAAGAAACCGACCCGATGAATTAATGAACTCTTCGGGTTAATCCGGAAATTACTCACAAAACCCTAACACCGGATTGATCCATACCCGTTCAACGTCATTCGATCCTCAATAGTATTATTTTATCATTGAACCGAAAACATAACAAATATCACTATTCGAACTTCAGATAATATCCATATCACCCAAACCACACATGGCTTCATTGCAGATGCTGAGAAAGGAACAAACTTACAGAGAACCGGAGTGAAATCGATAATCGCAGCGAGAACTAGGGTTTCTCCAGCGGAATGCTCAATCCATATATGCGGATACaaaatcttttctttttcctttttttacgAAGAACACAAAAATCTTTTTTGGGCTAAATTTGGTTGGGAGATTGAAATGGAAAATTTAAGAAGAGCTGAGTTGATTTAGGGAAATTATTTCTCTGCCAAGGCGCCAACCCGATTGAGTTCGTAGTCAGTGGGCTACTCTTTTGGGCTGGGTTTGGGCTTGATCGTTTCATCCACACTTTTAGGCCCAGTCCGAGCCCACTCTATAGGTGGTTTGGTAATCCATTTTATTCCAGGAatattaagtttaattaattaattaaggagAATACAAACATCATTACTTTATTAGTTAattaagagggtgtttggctaaatttattaaaaagagcttattagttcttagagcttaaaagctattttacgagcttataagatgttagaacttattttaaaaataagttgttaaagtgtttgggtaaacttattttaaacaacttaaacaGCTTATTAGTtcttagagcttaaaagctattttacgagcttataagatgttagaacttattttaaaaataagttgttaaagtgtttgggtaaacttattttaaacaacttaaagatatatttttggtattataagatctttttattgtcaaaattaccaaaaagagtataattctatgaaaataatattttgagttatatatatacgaaaatagttttagaataaacctatattaaaaataaaattgttttaatattatacttttaaaaaaatttatgtgatttgtaatttttttaaaataatatttaatatataatgagTAGAGGATAAGATgaagatttattaaaatatttaaggatattttagagagatataatattaaaataagatttttttaaaaaaaaaatacctcctcccttatttttttaaaaacaacttataagctatcAAACatcttattttgacagcttataagtttttttaaaaaaaaatttatcaaacacatttttaaagcttaaaagctctaaaacagcttataagctgtttgaaagagcttttaagctATGTTAAACACCCTCTAAaacattactaaaataaaatatttaataatattataattagaGTAAGGATTAATGAAAGTAAATCGCCCCCACCTAGGTATGATGAGTCGATGACAATTAGCATCCACCGACGCAAGACCTTTAAGTTAGGTTAGGTTAAAAGGGAGCTTGACTAAATCAGCATgccttaattaatttaatgatgGAAACATCAAGCAAAGTCTTGTCGATGGCTTATTATAGTCAATCGGACAAAAAGATCAAAAAACGAAGACGAAATATCGAGCTTGAAATTCAGTTATGATAAATATCTTCCATAGCTCGAAGCAAAGACTCAAGCATGTGGTCAAATTTTCTTACACAATATACAATACGTGAAATGTCTAAGAATACACATTAACTTTTCGAACAATATCAGTATCCAAGTTTATTAAGATCAAAATTAAATTGTGGTCCGGTACCCCCATTAATTAGAATATCAAGTTTTCAGGCTCGAGACAAATAATACATGCGACGCATTAATATATTTGGTAATATATCTCTCATTCGAGATTTTGCATTAAAAGGTAACGATAAGAaatctttattttcatgaagaAGAATTATAGTCGTCTATCGTGCGTGGTGGGGTGGGTTTGGGCGTGTGTGGTTctttatttttagatttaataTCCCTTTCTTTTTATCACCCTTTCTACCACATAAATTGCTCTTGGGGAATGACATATACTTTACTTCATAGCATTAAATTCCAAACCCAATAGCTAGGCTGTACAAAACCAAAGGCTTAGAATATATTGCAAGTCCAGAATTTAAATCCTATATTTCACCGAAGAAAACAGTTCATTGTTTTGGAGTAGTGAAGAAAACAAGAATTTGGATATGGGTTTTCTCGGGACAATCGCAAGGAATTTGGATACACTTGCTgggtatattttttttaatcattaattcaTGCCTTAAAGaacgttaatttttttttcattcttttgTGGTGTGTTCGTTCGTTTAGAGAATGTAGcaaatcattttttttgttttgtaaaaTTTCTCCCACTCCTAGTTTACAAATGTAAACGTGTTGATATAATAGTTAACAGCAACTTTACTTTGTTTTGATTGTGAAACAGACCTGGAGTGATGCTGTTATATCCCCTGTAAGATCCTACAAtacatgtaattttttttatgtttatttggtTCAAAGATTGatgaaataatatgaatgcCAAAATTTCAATGGATCAACAGATATGCATCCATGAGAGCAATTGAGAGCCCTTCAACACTAGATGATCAGCAATGGTTGACATACTGGGTTCTGTACTCGTTCATAACGCTGTTCGAGCTTTCTTGCTGGAAGATACTTGAATGGTAATTCGTGTTATCGTTTCTGTCACATAACCATTTAACTTACTAGCGTTTATAGGTCGATAAAGGGTCGCGAACATACAAAAAGTCAACTTAAAATGCATGTTGAATGTGCACACAGGATTCCGATATGGCCATATACCAAACTGCTATTTTGTTTGTGGCTGGTGCTGCCAGTATTCAATGGTGCAGCTTATATATATGAGAATTTTGTGAGGAAGTATGTGAATATTGGGACTGTCAGCTCGAATTATCCCGAGGGACAGAGGAAGGTTCTACTGATGATGAGTCCTGATGCAAGAAAGTCTGTTGAAAGATACATCGAGAGATACGGGCCGGAAGCCTTTGATAGAGTAATCAAAGCGGTAAGAAAGTAATCGAATGATAGCCCCAACCCCAAGCAAAAACACCAGATGATTCGATTATTTTTGTTGCAGGCTGAGAAAGAAGCAGGGAAACGCTGATGCATGGAACATATATCAACTGATCATAGAAAGCCAGAGCATGGGGTGAAGGATACAGGAGAGTAGATCATCAATAAGTATAATGCTTGTAAATTTTTCGGATTGGAATTTAAGTTATATCATACAAGGATCTTAAATAAAACCAGTACCTATATCTAACTTTGATGGAACCAAGTAATAGAACAGAGGacaaagtatgtgatttttagcTGCTGTTTTCATTGAATCATTCTCCTTTTGAACATAATGGTTATCTTTCTGTCATGGTgtttcataatttaaatttctacAGAAAGGCTGAAAAGTCAAAAGAGGATTCTTGGCTTTTGATATAAATCAATTGCTAACAAACAATTCGTGCACAATGGATAGAAATAAACGGGAAATTTCAAGTTACCCTTAGGATAATATCATAATTATGCATCTAATGGTGGATATTTAATAAAAGGCGTGTGGGGTTTGATGCTGAAAAATCAATGAGATcccatatgtattgatagatgtCCGTCGTAAGATGAAGTCTTAGGATACCACAAGGGTGGCATCTCATTACCCAAAATAAACTGTGTTATTGAGTTCACAGATGCCAGAAATAGTTATCCATGAAAACAGATGTTAGCATTTATTTTTGTTCTCCTTCCTCGTATCAAATTTTTCTTCTTCCCTACATCTCTCCAGACTCCAcatgataattaattaattttaactaAACTTTTCATCGTTTCTCAGAAGCACTCTATTAGTATAtctaatatatgttattttaaaattttaaataacttatccAACCATTTTTTGCAAGATTTGACACGTAACAATTTACCAAAAACCATACTTCCCTTGAAAGTCTACTCCCCAGGCAAAACCAATCATCGTGATTACCTTTTTTTCCTCTGGAATTGAAGATTCCGTTTCTGATGTGTGGATTCTAATGACAATGTTAAGTTTTTACCTGAATAAAATGATCTAGGTTGCAGTAAACAAATTGACAGAAAGTTAGGCGCCAAGACTTTTATATATGTCCAGGAGCCTGTTATATTAAGACATATCTTCTTTCTTTGTGTCACACAATCCCCATCAGCAACTATACTTGCACGATAATCCGCATACGACCAGTTATTCTCAGGACAGGATAAATATGCAACAATGCATGGGATATATAACACCATCAGACTAGAACAAGGTGGAGTGGCATATCATACCTGCGTGGTACGATTTCGACGATGAGGTTAGAGGTTCATATCTGCGTGTCTATTCGACGAACTGTAATGTTTTTTTCAAATTGCAAGGAGTGATACATCAAACCGGAGTGTATATGGCAACCGCATGATCCCATTGTTGAGGCTTGAGATCATATCTGCTTGTATATTCAACAAACTACTGTCTTCCAAATATACTTGCACATTTAGCAAATGGCAAGGTACATAGTTCATAAATTTCAGCTTTGAGGAAATCACAAGCCACATGTACATACAAATTGTTACTTCTAGCTGATGATAAAAGGGAGCATTCCTCGAGCATTGCaagaagggggggggggggggggggggggggggggggttgaaAGAAGTAATATGATCAGTTTCGACAAATATGATCGGAACAGTACTAAAAAATGTAGATTTTCACACTCCAAAAAACTGAAATCTGCTGTTGTTGCCGCAAGGGGACCGCTTTGATACAAATGTTGGAAATCTTCAGTATATGCTTGTTCCAGTTGTCAGCCTAGCATTACATGAACTTGAAAATTGCAATTTCACTGAAGAATAATTCTCACCACTtcctaattttttcaaaaaaaaaaaaacatttggcTAAGTGGCTTTATCAATATCTTAAATCGTTTTCGAATCTAATACTCATAGGCTTCGATGGGACATTGAAAATGTTACTGAAATCCTAAACTAGGGATCTTTTGGGGAGTAAAGGAAAATTTTGGCACAGCTAAAGTTGCCTTTATGGCTTTCTTGTTGTGATAGAATCCTCTAGTGTCAATTCTTACTAGATCCTTTATCCAGTATTCTTTTCGTTGCAATATATTTTTTGGCCAGCAGATCCGTCCACGCATGGGATGGCAATAAGCTTTAGGTTAAGAGACGCTGAAAAAATCAATCCAATAGATTAGTTCCAAGCATTGCAAGTGAATGGTGTCCACCGCCAAAAGTACAGTTTGAGTGACAGTATCTGAAAAATCTTCCCTCCTCTAAAACATCAACAAAGAATGGGGTTGGATTCAAAGAAGAACTTTGAGTCTGAGTAGATAGGGCTTCACCTTCAATATCCGGGTGCATGAAAGGAAATCTGACAGCTGATTTAGGACTGTGAAGCCAATTCTGGTTGTTTTTCAGTTCATTGGCCCTACATATCACAATGGGGTGTGAGTCCTGAAGAGCAGGTATTGGTGTGGGTAGCTCAAGGCTGAATATCTTAGATTCGCATGGATTCGTCAAGGCTTCTGCGAATACAGGTTTACTTCTGTTTACTGCAAACGAAGCATCTGGAGAGACAGTACCATATAAAGTCTGGACAGGAAAATTATTCTTGTGCATTGTAGTTTGACCATGAAGCTGAGGGAGAGAATGCATACTTTCTGAACTGAATTTCATTTCTGATGGACAGGTCAAAGTGTCTCTGAGTTCTCCTAATCTTCCACCAACTATAAATTCTTTACCCATCAAACGAACTGTTGAAATAACCTTCTCATTTCCTGGAAACTTCTGGAAATCTAATTCACAATTTCCTTTCCCATTACTTTGACATttagaaaaatcaaaatttgacgGAACACCAAGAGATTTTGCTTTTAGATTGTCCTGAAAAGGACACAAGTTCAACTGATCCACTGATGTCCTACAATCCCAGTTTCTGCAGTCTGGATTATTACCCAAGCATTTTGACATGACATTGCTAGGTGTAGATAAACTGGGGGAAGGATCTGCAGTCGTGCTTGAATTCATCTGACAAAAGTCCCAGTCAACACTTGAATTTAATTTGATCAACTCTCCTTGTAAGGTCAGAGGCAATCCTAAGAAACTTTCAGTTACGCCATATATGCCTCTTTTTTCACAAAGATATCCTCGTTGGTTCCCATAAGTCGAGGCACATAAAGAATGCATATATTCCATTGGAGAAATGGTAGGAAATGTTTGATACAGAGAAGGAtgggaaaataaattttccATCTTGCTTTGAGATGAAACTTGAGGAATATAGTTGACTCCTCCCCTATTATACAGATAAGGAACTGAAGGCTTTTTATATGCATCCAAATAATCCTCCAAACACAACGAATGGAATCTTGCACCAGAACTCCGTAAATCTTCAACCAGGCTCCCACAGTTAGGATTCGATGGATCACACATCATCTTGATATTTTGAGTGTGACAACACTCCAGAGGCCTGCAAAAGAATCCAGGAGGATAGGCATGCACTGGAATTTGAGGTGCTTCTTTGAGGCCACTTTCAAACAAATATCTTTTTAAGTCGTGCAATGTGTTTTGTTCTGATGTTGCAGACCCGCTAAAAAATTCATCCATTTTGTGCTGCTTTAAGTAGTTAGTTGTATCGATCGAACACCAATGGAAAGTTGATGGCTCCTTACATGAATGTCCAATGCTAATCTCCTTCTGTATTCTGTTGGATAGTTCCTCATTTCCACTGGTTTCCCCAAAACTTGAATCATTTTCTATCCCCTGAACATCATCTCCACAAAAAGAAGCAGCAACATCATCCATATCTGAACCATTTAATATTGGCACCTTCAAACATTCTACAGAAAGCAATGATTTTCTCGCCAATTTAATCATGTCATCCTTTTTGGAGAAAGTAACgtgtttgttttctttttgttttccaCGATTATTCAATTGAAGAGGCTCCTGCAAGATATTTTTTGCTGAATTCTGAACCGAAATTATTTTCGAGTGATTCTTTAAAATACCACGCAGAGGAAGTATTTGGTGGTGGTTCTCCGACATAAACTTATAAGCTTTATGAGACTTGGTCTTCTCATCTGCATCTAAATCACGCGGTCTTGACTTTCTCTTCTGGATCGAAACACGATCATGTATACCATATTCTGACTCCGTATTGTATaatggaattaaatttccattaGCATTATCTTGAGTTCGCGATTTGAGCTTTAAACTTTTTTCCTGCCAAGGTTTGGAAAAGATTGAAAACAGAAGGAGAATCTATCACAGGCAGTGGCAATAGAATAAAatatattcccagtaaaaggtTATATGGATAAGAAATTATTATCATGATTAAATTAAGAGAGAACATTTGTGATTATAACTAAGTAAAACATTATAACCGACACAAAATGCTATTAACCTACAAGTTCTCCATAAAATAAAGGTTGTAGGAtcttaaagaaaataaaatctttttcaaacaaagaaaaaaagttAACGCTATTTAGTCCATAATTATAAGCTGTGTTGACTTTGTTACATTTTACGCTTAACAAAAATTCTAAAAGTTATATAATACTACACTCAACACACAACGACGGAAGGTAAGTATGAAGTGAAGATGAGTTGAGAAGGAAGCCAAAATATGGATTTAGCTTCATCaggaaaaaaaatctaaaaactaGTGATATCTTATGTAACTGATCAACTGAAAAGAAATAGACtacaccaaaaaaaatattgctGAAAAATGTTATTAGTGATATAGTTTCTTTCTTTGCAATTACAAAACCTTTAATTATGTTTAAGGGAAATATAACAGGTGAATAGCTTATGATTTAGTTTCGATAGCCGTCTTTTTAGGCATACATTCGTGACAATAAGGTTGCTTTCGCGTTGAAGGATTTGAAATACGATGATTCTCAATTTCATATAATAAATACATTCTAGTTGTCTGAATGACTCTTAAACTTAAGGATTTCAAATCCTTTATCTACAATTTTATGCTACATTTCAACTTCAAAAACCCTATTTCATTCCAGTAGTCCTCCCAAGGTTAGAGCAAATATGCTGTAACAAATAAGCCTAGAATTGAGTATTCCATCTATCCCCGCAAAAAGGAGAGTGACAGTTTACTTAATAGCTGATTGATCCCAAGTCTACACATTGGTGTAGATGAGGATAAATCTGTGGCATTGTGCTGAAATATGCGTCGTCTCAAATTGCAATCATGAAAACTGTCAGATTAATAAAATAGACCGATATTAAGATACACCAAAATATCAAGACAATGATTGTTCATGAGAAACTTATGAATTTACTGTAGACGAAACAACGTGATTGATTTAGAACACTTTCTAGCtacctcataaaaaatatcTATGATAACCGTACTCCACATGCTGGGGCACCATCCCTCTTCCCTAGGTTGCTCATATCTCCCTAACACGAGAATCCCATCTAATTTCTGGGTTTTTAAACTTTCATATCTTTTGTATCGAATCTCATAGCAGCAAGTACAATAACAAAACTATGGCTCACATCTTTAAAGGTAAGCTACCAGCCTACCAGTATCTTCACCGATATTGATTCTATTTTATAATACAAGTAATAATAATGTGGTACCGTATTCTGGTTGAATCGTACCAAAAATGAGCATTCATGTTTCAACAACTAGATTAGAATCCAAAAGACCGTAAATACCCCCAATATTTTATGCTAAAGTAGTAAAGTTAATCATCATTCCTCAAGATTTCCTCGATATTTCATGATGGtaataaacattaaattaaaCCTGAAATATGAGTATGTGTAAGAAACATAGAAGAAAACCAAAATCACTAACCTTGTTTGGAACTAAGATATCCATTTCGTTATATCCTCTCCTCATCTTGCTCTTGAAGTTGTCCCTTGCTTTCTTCGTATTATTCAGCTTCCTCAACACGGTCTccttatttttcttcttttccttgCTCTTTTCATTCCTTTTCCCTTTGAGGCCCCACTTGGAATTAGCGGAAAACCCATCTAATTCTTGATCATAATTATCTTTCTCCTCACCGCGAGTAATCACCGTTTTCACGGGGAGCGGCGCCGCAGCAAAAATCTCCACAATTGACCTCTTCTTGGGAGCCTTTACTACTCCAACACCTTCAACATCCATATCAGATTCCTCCACATCCTCTACGCCTCTCAAAGAGGTTTCTCCTTTTCCTTCAacccttttcttcttcttttttgagCTTCCGACATCAATAGCCATTGATGAACGCGAATATTCGAGCTCATCAACCCACCAAGAGAATTTCTTGACTGTGATCGGAGGAAGGAATGAATCTACAGTTCGTTCAGTGGGAAAGGCATCAAAGGGCCAACTTTTTACCATGTCAACACTTCTCATCCTCGATGCATATTCTCTGCAGACAAACAATTACCCAGCACAAAATAAAACGCTTATCGAAAAAACACACGTCGTATCGgcaaaaaaaaatcttaaagaTGGCATCTTTTTGCTACTCACCGGATAGAAAAACCCTCCTGCATCTCGGCGTCCAAAGCTTCCTTCACCTAGTGCGAGAA comes from Henckelia pumila isolate YLH828 chromosome 4, ASM3356847v2, whole genome shotgun sequence and encodes:
- the LOC140864712 gene encoding uncharacterized protein isoform X2; protein product: MPFLLPKLLVKEALDAEMQEGFSIREYASRMRSVDMVKSWPFDAFPTERTVDSFLPPITVKKFSWWVDELEYSRSSMAIDVGSSKKKKKRVEGKGETSLRGVEDVEESDMDVEGVGVVKAPKKRSIVEIFAAAPLPVKTVITRGEEKDNYDQELDGFSANSKWGLKGKRNEKSKEKKKNKETVLRKLNNTKKARDNFKSKMRRGYNEMDILVPNKEKSLKLKSRTQDNANGNLIPLYNTESEYGIHDRVSIQKRKSRPRDLDADEKTKSHKAYKFMSENHHQILPLRGILKNHSKIISVQNSAKNILQEPLQLNNRGKQKENKHVTFSKKDDMIKLARKSLLSVECLKVPILNGSDMDDVAASFCGDDVQGIENDSSFGETSGNEELSNRIQKEISIGHSCKEPSTFHWCSIDTTNYLKQHKMDEFFSGSATSEQNTLHDLKRYLFESGLKEAPQIPVHAYPPGFFCRPLECCHTQNIKMMCDPSNPNCGSLVEDLRSSGARFHSLCLEDYLDAYKKPSVPYLYNRGGVNYIPQVSSQSKMENLFSHPSLYQTFPTISPMEYMHSLCASTYGNQRGYLCEKRGIYGVTESFLGLPLTLQGELIKLNSSVDWDFCQMNSSTTADPSPSLSTPSNVMSKCLGNNPDCRNWDCRTSVDQLNLCPFQDNLKAKSLGVPSNFDFSKCQSNGKGNCELDFQKFPGNEKVISTVRLMGKEFIVGGRLGELRDTLTCPSEMKFSSESMHSLPQLHGQTTMHKNNFPVQTLYGTVSPDASFAVNRSKPVFAEALTNPCESKIFSLELPTPIPALQDSHPIVICRANELKNNQNWLHSPKSAVRFPFMHPDIEASLNLKLIAIPCVDGSAGQKIYCNEKNTG
- the LOC140864712 gene encoding uncharacterized protein isoform X1, translating into MPFLLPKLLVKEALDAEMQEGFSIREYASRMRSVDMVKSWPFDAFPTERTVDSFLPPITVKKFSWWVDELEYSRSSMAIDVGSSKKKKKRVEGKGETSLRGVEDVEESDMDVEGVGVVKAPKKRSIVEIFAAAPLPVKTVITRGEEKDNYDQELDGFSANSKWGLKGKRNEKSKEKKKNKETVLRKLNNTKKARDNFKSKMRRGYNEMDILVPNKEKSLKLKSRTQDNANGNLIPLYNTESEYGIHDRVSIQKRKSRPRDLDADEKTKSHKAYKFMSENHHQILPLRGILKNHSKIISVQNSAKNILQEPLQLNNRGKQKENKHVTFSKKDDMIKLARKSLLSVECLKVPILNGSDMDDVAASFCGDDVQGIENDSSFGETSGNEELSNRIQKEISIGHSCKEPSTFHWCSIDTTNYLKQHKMDEFFSGSATSEQNTLHDLKRYLFESGLKEAPQIPVHAYPPGFFCRPLECCHTQNIKMMCDPSNPNCGSLVEDLRSSGARFHSLCLEDYLDAYKKPSVPYLYNRGGVNYIPQVSSQSKMENLFSHPSLYQTFPTISPMEYMHSLCASTYGNQRGYLCEKRGIYGVTESFLGLPLTLQGELIKLNSSVDWDFCQMNSSTTADPSPSLSTPSNVMSKCLGNNPDCRNWDCRTSVDQLNLCPFQDNLKAKSLGVPSNFDFSKCQSNGKGNCELDFQKFPGNEKVISTVRLMGKEFIVGGRLGELRDTLTCPSEMKFSSESMHSLPQLHGQTTMHKNNFPVQTLYGTVSPDASFAVNRSKPVFAEALTNPCESKIFSLELPTPIPALQDSHPIVICRANELKNNQNWLHSPKSAVRFPFMHPDIEGEALSTQTQSSSLNPTPFFVDVLEEGRFFRYCHSNCTFGGGHHSLAMLGTNLLD